From one Rhodamnia argentea isolate NSW1041297 chromosome 1, ASM2092103v1, whole genome shotgun sequence genomic stretch:
- the LOC115732660 gene encoding G-type lectin S-receptor-like serine/threonine-protein kinase At5g24080, whose product MKNSYDPSITEFLNKFLDNKLGSFLIDDIDIEDRDDIDCDLDTSHNGSAFACAFFTQNSEVSYFFGVAIVQTDSYSTIDSSMPPAVVWSANRDRPVGAQATVELTGGGDLVLKDTGSIVWSTQTDDTGSLVLFDENNNAVWQSFDQPANTLLPGQNLRVGQKLTTSYSATNMSEYGLLSVSLTADGLFAQMETNPPQYLRLESDGHMRVYQQNQNEWIVAHDVLTDIVGDCGDPMVCGNYGICTGLGKCSCPDPYFKPRVDTDPGAGCSETIPLTCEASQSLSFLDYGVIAYFTGRADTPIFDGRHNISGSCYLVSQVFSITNLGDSVPHWIISIKVQNPLSETQIPHIPSEPPVSSPSINEPPVPPNGKRAKAVPTVIITSSLRSLLAFILLVVVIKCRFRNKGVDGVEEDYLDHIPGAPKRFTYDDLKAITEDFNKRLGEGGFSVVYQGTLANGTKVAVKHLNGLCQSKKSFLAEVESIGNIHHVNLVQLIGFCAENCHRLLVYEYMSKGSLDKWIFHGLDESFVLDWQQKRKIICDMAKGLCYLHEECRWKIVHMDIKPQNILLDENFNAKVADFGLSKLVDKDQSQIVTTMRGTPGYLAPEWLHTAITEKVDIYSFGVVILEIVCGRKVFDESQDQEDMYLLGVLKRKVEEGRILDMIDKNSEDMQLNGPHVVDMMRLAAWCLQVDFKKRPSMSTVIKVLERVIEVPDDLDYNSQMTWIITSHILSGQMLV is encoded by the exons ATGAAAAACTCCTATGATCCTTCCATTACAGAATTTCTGAACAAGTTCCTGGATAACAAGCTTGGAAGTTTTCTTATTGATGATATTGACATTGAGGATCGTGATGATATTGATTGTGACCTTGATACG AGCCATAATGGTTCGGCATTCGCCTGTGCCTTCTTTACCCAAAACTCTGAAGTAAGTTACTTTTTCGGGGTTGCCATCGTTCAGACTGACTCGTATTCTACTATCGACAGCAGCATGCCTCCGGCGGTGGTGTGGTCCGCTAATCGGGACCGTCCTGTTGGAGCCCAGGCCACCGTGGAGCTCACAGGAGGAGGAGATTTGGTATTGAAAGATACCGGGTCCATCGTGTGGTCAACCCAAACTGATG ATACCGGAAGCCTTGTGCTGTTCGATGAGAACAACAATGCGGTGTGGCAGTCCTTTGATCAACCTGCGAACACGCTTCTCCCGGGACAAAACTTGAGGGTCGGGCAGAAATTGACCACTAGTTATTCCGCGACAAACATGAGCGAATATGGTTTACTTTCGGTTTCTTTGACTGCTGATGGTTTATTTGCTCAGATGGAGACTAACCCTCCGCAG TACTTGAGGCTTGAATCTGATGGACATATGAGGGTGTATCAGCAGAATCAAAATGAGTGGATCGTGGCACATGACGTTCTAACAGACATCGTTGGGGACTGCGGTGATCCCATGGTTTGTGGGAATTACGGAATTTGTACTGGACTTGGGAAGTGCAGTTGTCCGGATCCGTACTTCAAGCCAAGAGTTGATACAGACCCTGGAGCCGGGTGCTCCGAAACAATTCCTTTGACTTGCGAAGCTTCGCAATCTCTGAGCTTTTTGGATTACGGGGTGATTGCTTACTTCACCGGCAGGGCGGACACCCCCA TATTTGATGGCCGCCATAACATTTCAGGTTCATGCTACTTGGTATCTCAGGTATTTTCGATTACAAACTTGGGAGATTCGGTTCCGCATTGGATAATTTCTATTAAAGTGCAGAATCCCCTGAGTGAAACTCAAATTCCTCACATTCCAAGCGAACCTCCTGTTTCTTCTCCCAGTATAAATGAACCTCCTGTTCCTCCGAACGGTAAAAGGGCAAAGGCCGTTCCGACTGTAATAATCACTTCTAGCCTCAGATCACTCTTAGCCTTCATCTTACTAGTCGTCGTTATAAAATGCCGTTTTAGAAACAAAGGCGTCGACGGGGTCGAAGAGGACTATCTTGATCACATTCCTGGAGCACCTAAGAGATTCACCTATGATGATTTAAAAGCAATTACCGAGGATTTCAATAAGAGGCTCGGGGAGGGTGGATTTAGCGTTGTTTATCAAGGCACTCTAGCTAACGGCACGAAGGTCGCTGTGAAGCACCTCAATGGTTTGTGTCAATCTAAGAAATCTTTTCTTGCCGAGGTTGAGAGCATTGGCAATATCCATCACGTAAACTTGGTACAACTCATTGGATTTTGTGCGGAGAACTGTCATAGGCTGCTTGTCTATGAATACATGTCCAAAGGGTCCTTAGATAAATGGATCTTTCATGGATTAGACGAGTCATTCGTGCTCGATTGGCAACAGAAGAGGAAGATCATTTGTGATATGGCCAAGGGCCTATGTTATCTCCATGAAGAATGTAGATGGAAAATCGTCCACATGGACATTAAGCCCCAAAATATTCTCTTGGACGAAAATTTCAATGCTAAGGTTGCAGATTTTGGCTTGTCTAAGCTAGTCGATAAGGACCAAAGCCAAATTGTGACCACAATGAGGGGAACCCCAGGCTATTTGGCCCCAGAATGGCTACACACAGCAATTACTGAGAAAGTGGACATCTATAGTTTCGGTGTGGTAATCCTAGAGATTGTCTGTGGAAGGAAAGTTTTCGACGAATCTCAGGATCAGGAAGACATGTACCTACTAGGAGTTTTAAAGAGAAAGGTGGAAGAAGGACGGATATTGGATATGATTGATAAGAATAGTGAGGATATGCAACTGAACGGACCTCATGTGGTCGACATGATGAGGCTTGCCGCGTGGTGCTTGCAAGTCGATTTCAAAAAAAGACCTTCCATGTCGACGGTCATCAAAGTCCTGGAAAGAGTGATCGAAGTCCCAGATGACCTGGATTATAACTCCCAGATGACCTGGATTATAACTTCTCATATCCTGTCAGGACAAATGTTGGTGTGA